The following coding sequences are from one Coffea arabica cultivar ET-39 chromosome 11e, Coffea Arabica ET-39 HiFi, whole genome shotgun sequence window:
- the LOC113719264 gene encoding cyclin-D1-1 isoform X1, with the protein MSVSYSDCFSDLLCGEDSSTIFSGDDLPECSSEIESQHPPEDLEESIIGLIEHEKQYVPGIDYLESFQSQSLDASARADSIAWILKVQRYYGFQPLTAYLSVNYFDRVLYSRRLPQTKGWPLQLLSVACLSLAAKMEEPLVPPLLDLQVEGAKYIFEPRTIGRMEFLVLNTLDWRLRSITPFSFLSFFAHKVDPTGTYAGFLISRANDIILSHIQGNASFLEYRPSCIAAVAILSAARDLPIFSFLSPEYAESWCDGLHREKIISCYGVVQQIIIDNRPRKSPKFLPQLRVMSRMSLASTESSSTSSNSSSSSSSLSSCKRRRLENYLWTDDDKGSSE; encoded by the exons ATGTCGGTCTCCTACTCAGACTGCTTTTCCGACCTACTGTGCGGCGAGGACTCCAGCACCATATTCTCCGGCGATGACCTGCCGGAATGCTCGTCGGAGATTGAGTCTCAGCATCCCCCGGAGGACTTGGAGGAATCGATCATCGGACTCATTGAACACGAGAAACAATACGTTCCGGGCATCGATTATCTAGAAAGCTTTCAATCACAATCCCTCGACGCCTCCGCTAGAGCAGATTCCATTGCATGGATTCTCAAG GTACAACGTTATTATGGTTTTCAGCCATTGACGGCGTATCTCTCCGTCAACTACTTTGATCGAGTTCTTTATTCACGTCGCTTGCCG CAAACAAAAGGGTGGCCACTACAATTATTGTCTGTTGCTTGCTTGTCATTAGCTGCAAAGATGGAGGAACCTCTTGTTCCGCCTCTTTTAGATCTTCAG GTTGAAGGAGCAAAATACATATTTGAACCGAGGACAATCGGTAGAATGGAGTTTCTTGTGCTGAATACATTGGATTGGAGGCTTCGATCTATCACGCCATTTAGCTTTCTGAGCTTCTTCGCTCATAAAGTCGATCCAACGGGGACCTATGCTGGTTTCCTTATTTCGAGGGCCAACGATATTATTCTGTCCCACATACAAGGTA ATGCTAGCTTTCTGGAGTACCGGCCATCATGCATTGCTGCTGTAGCGATCCTTAGTGCAGCCAGAGACCTcccaattttctcttttcttagTCCTGAATATGCTGAATCATGGTGTGATGGACTCCACAGA GAGAAAATAATCAGCTGCTACGGCGTAGTGCAGCAAATAATTATCGATAATAGGCCAAGGAAGAGCCCGAAATTTTTACCCCAGCTTCGAGTCATGTCTCGGATGAGTCTAGCATCCACCGAATCATCATCAACATCATCAAactcatcttcttcatcatcatcattatcatCCTGTAAAAGGCGAAGATTAGAAAATTACTTATGGACAGATGATGACAAAGGAAGCTCCGAGTGA
- the LOC113717579 gene encoding protein PLASTID REDOX INSENSITIVE 2, chloroplastic-like: MAQTTTILSLTATPKPIPAKHTVRSNLILRTLCTIPRTHPLLFCANAISAKPLRANPPQKYIYPDPNPEFAEAETKKFREELVKKLSKEKETYGGELDAVVNVCTDIFSEFLYSEYGGPGTLLVEPFTDMMVALKEKKLPGAPLAARTSLLWAQNFLDRDWEIWNSTPEK, translated from the exons ATGGCTCAAACAACCACCATTTTATCCCTAACCGCCACACCCAAGCCAATTCCCGCCAAACACACAGTCCGGAGCAACCTTATCCTGCGCACCCTCTGCACTATCCCACGCACTCATCCCCTTCTATTTTGTGCAAATGCCATCTCAGCAAAGCCTTTGCGAGCAAACCCACCTCAGAAATACATCTACCCTGACCCCAACCCAGAATTTGCTGAAGCT GAGACGAAAAAGTTCAGAGAGGAGCTGGTGAAGAAGctatcaaaagaaaaggagacttATGGGGGTGAGCTTGATGCTGTGGTAAATGTCTGTACAGAT ATATTTAGCGAATTTCTGTACTCGGAGTACGGAGGACCTGGAACATTATTGGTGGAGCCTTTCACTGATATGATGGTGGCACTGAAGGAGAAGAAACTTCCTGGAGCGCCTTTAGCTGCACGAACATCCTTGTTATGGGCTCAAAATTTTCTTGACCGCGACTgggaaatttggaactctacaCCAGAGAAATGA
- the LOC113717995 gene encoding uncharacterized protein, giving the protein MLSLGRLTTWQQCNSAVPRNSKSRAFNFPAKTHPTRVSFSPNRLIRLALFSVLGRPRIGFCIYASNRQPQGGNSALEMHDFEEDGDFFDDEEEEETGFDEDEEFIPLTNMKKWLENKPRGFGEGKVYDTSIEDKLMEEIEQSRKAQLANINNLKNKPAMAISKKEQCQQEKVSEEGKHGFRVGLINLPKKKNIHRDLRSAFKGVPGILDIIPVVSGNKRTKDPICKGLAFIDFKTKNEAYRFVQTFSGQSITFGKVQKQIKCDMDFSLLKPGNEDSVGEDSYTDQIVVEAEELYDEFASEDEVHKSAETEESEDSRSGVPIPEFRYGGVAEERERSVTKPNSSKQQGELQEKGKKVASKAKKQRPPKINIPGSANRLKIREKAVLTGVFSKYGGNTSVVTRGQS; this is encoded by the exons ATGCTCAGCCTCGGGAGATTAACAACATGGCAACAATGCAACTCTGCGGTTCCTCGAAACTCCAAGTCAAGAGCGTTCAATTTTCCGGCGAAAACCCACCCAACCCGAGtttcattttctccgaatagaCTCATCCGCCTTGCTCTTTTTAGTGTTCTTGGCCGACCAAGAATAGGGTTTTGCATATATGCCTCGAATAGACAACCACAAGGTGGCAATAGTGCATTGGAAATGCATGATTTTGAGGAAGATGGTGActtttttgatgatgaagaagaagaggaaacgGGTTTTGATGAAGATGAGGAATTTATTCCCTTGACTAATATGAAGAAGTGGCTTGAGAATAAGCCACGTGGGTTTGGTGAAGGCAAGGTTTATGACACTTCCATTGAGGATAAGCTCATGGAGGAAATAGAGCAGAGCAGAAAAGCTCAGCTGGCTAATATCAATAATCTCAAGAACAAGCCTGCCATGGCCATTTCCAAGAAGGAACAATGTCAGCAAGAGAAAG TCTCAGAAGAGGGTAAACATGGATTTCGTGTCGGTTTGATCAACCTCCCTAAGAAAAAGAATATCCACAGGGATCTTCGGTCGGCTTTTAAAGGAGTTCCTGGAATACTTGATATCATACCAGTTGTTTCTGGAAACAAAAGAACCAAGGACCCTATCTGCAAAGGCCTTGCCTTTATTGATTTCAAAACGAAGAATGAAGCTTATAG ATTTGTACAGACTTTCTCCGGACAAAGTATTACCTTTGGTAAGGTTCAGAAGCAGATAAAATGTGACATGGATTTCAGCTTACTTAAACCTGGGAATGAAGATTCTGTTGGGGAAGATAGCTACACTGATCAAATAGTGGTGGAGGCAGAAGAACtttatgatgaatttgctaGTGAAGATGAGGTGCATAAATCAGCAGAAACTGAAGAGAGTGAAGATTCCAGAAGTGGTGTACCAATTCCAGAATTTAGATACGGGGGTGTTGCGGAAGAAAGAGAACGGTCTGTTACAAAACCAAATTCATCCAAACAACAAGGGGAACtacaagaaaagggaaaaaaggtaGCATCTAAAGCAAAGAAACAGAGACCACCGAAGATAAATATTCCAGGATCTGCCAATAG GTTGAAGATCAGAGAGAAAGCAGTGCTTACAGGAGTGTTCTCGAAATATGGTGGAAACACTTCGGTGGTCACTAGAGGGCAGAGTTGA
- the LOC113719264 gene encoding cyclin-D1-1 isoform X2: protein MSVSYSDCFSDLLCGEDSSTIFSGDDLPECSSEIESQHPPEDLEESIIGLIEHEKQYVPGIDYLESFQSQSLDASARADSIAWILKVQRYYGFQPLTAYLSVNYFDRVLYSRRLPQTKGWPLQLLSVACLSLAAKMEEPLVPPLLDLQVEGAKYIFEPRTIGRMEFLVLNTLDWRLRSITPFSFLSFFAHKVDPTGTYAGFLISRANDIILSHIQDASFLEYRPSCIAAVAILSAARDLPIFSFLSPEYAESWCDGLHREKIISCYGVVQQIIIDNRPRKSPKFLPQLRVMSRMSLASTESSSTSSNSSSSSSSLSSCKRRRLENYLWTDDDKGSSE, encoded by the exons ATGTCGGTCTCCTACTCAGACTGCTTTTCCGACCTACTGTGCGGCGAGGACTCCAGCACCATATTCTCCGGCGATGACCTGCCGGAATGCTCGTCGGAGATTGAGTCTCAGCATCCCCCGGAGGACTTGGAGGAATCGATCATCGGACTCATTGAACACGAGAAACAATACGTTCCGGGCATCGATTATCTAGAAAGCTTTCAATCACAATCCCTCGACGCCTCCGCTAGAGCAGATTCCATTGCATGGATTCTCAAG GTACAACGTTATTATGGTTTTCAGCCATTGACGGCGTATCTCTCCGTCAACTACTTTGATCGAGTTCTTTATTCACGTCGCTTGCCG CAAACAAAAGGGTGGCCACTACAATTATTGTCTGTTGCTTGCTTGTCATTAGCTGCAAAGATGGAGGAACCTCTTGTTCCGCCTCTTTTAGATCTTCAG GTTGAAGGAGCAAAATACATATTTGAACCGAGGACAATCGGTAGAATGGAGTTTCTTGTGCTGAATACATTGGATTGGAGGCTTCGATCTATCACGCCATTTAGCTTTCTGAGCTTCTTCGCTCATAAAGTCGATCCAACGGGGACCTATGCTGGTTTCCTTATTTCGAGGGCCAACGATATTATTCTGTCCCACATACAAG ATGCTAGCTTTCTGGAGTACCGGCCATCATGCATTGCTGCTGTAGCGATCCTTAGTGCAGCCAGAGACCTcccaattttctcttttcttagTCCTGAATATGCTGAATCATGGTGTGATGGACTCCACAGA GAGAAAATAATCAGCTGCTACGGCGTAGTGCAGCAAATAATTATCGATAATAGGCCAAGGAAGAGCCCGAAATTTTTACCCCAGCTTCGAGTCATGTCTCGGATGAGTCTAGCATCCACCGAATCATCATCAACATCATCAAactcatcttcttcatcatcatcattatcatCCTGTAAAAGGCGAAGATTAGAAAATTACTTATGGACAGATGATGACAAAGGAAGCTCCGAGTGA
- the LOC113717578 gene encoding uncharacterized protein, protein MGNCQAVDAAALVIQHPSGRIDRMYWPVTASEVMKMNPGHYVSLIIPLPMTGGEENSDDKTVRFTRVKLLRPSETLVLGRAYRLVTTQEVMKVLRAKKHARMKKNQAESIVKLEAQPEKQGSSGGAETGKSELDNNNRQVTRHEKQWQRPGSTNIGRSKSWRPSLQSISEAAS, encoded by the exons ATGGGAAACTGTCAGGCCGTGGATGCTGCAGCACTGGTAATACAACATCCAAGTGGAAGGATAGATAGGATGTATTGGCCTGTGACTGCTAGTGAAGTCATGAAGATGAATCCTGGTCATTATGTTTCTCTCATAATTCCGCTGCCTATGACTGGTGGTGAGGAGAATTCAGATGATAAAACGGTTCGGTTCACTCGGGTAAAGCTTCTGAGGCCTAGCGAAACTCTAGTTCTTGGCAGAGCTTACAGACTGGTCACAACTCAAG AGGTTATGAAAGTATTGAGAGCAAAGAAGCATGCAAGGATGAAGAAGAACCAGGCAGAATCCATTGTCAAGTTGGAAGCACAACCAGAAAAGCAAGGTTCAAGCGGCGGGGCAGAAACAGGGAAGTCTGAACTGGACAACAACAACCGCCAG GTGACAAGACACGAAAAGCAATGGCAGCGGCCAGGATCAACAAACATTGGCAGGTCTAAATCATGGCGGCCCTCTTTGCAGAGCATTTCTGAGGCTGCAAGCTGA